The DNA window AGCTGGTTTTGTGAATAAGCGAGCTCGCTCAGTGACTCGGCAAGCTCTTTTTGTGGATAAGCAAGCTTGTTTTGTGAATGGGAGAGCTCGCTCAGTCGTTCAGCAAGCTCTTTTTGTGAATAAGCGACCTATTTTTGTGGATAAACGGATCCGTTTAACGTGGTTAATGGTTTTGGCTGTGGATAAGTCCGGAAAGTGCGGCAAAACCGGGTACGGTCAGAGGGTAAGCGGAGCGAAGTTGATACTCGGTAAGTCCAATTCTCCTGATGGAAAATTGAATTACCGGGATGGAAAAACTATTTCTCCGGCCCCCAAATAGCGATGCCGGGGACAAAAAATTCCATGCCGGGGAGGCATTACGGCATTTTGACGCAACAATTCGCATTTTGGGCAGTCGGAAGTTGGGACGGCTGTTGGAAAGGGTTTACAGAGGGTTTAACCGGATAAAAGGGTAAGTTACCAACGTTGATTTTGGATTACCATTCGGTAAACCGATTGTATTTCCATGAACCCATACATATAATAAGCCTAAGAGGGACAGGAAAATAAATAAAGGGACATAAAGCGTCCCATCTATCCAAAAGGAGGAATTTACGATGAAGAAATGTCCGGATTGTCACAAAGCGATCGGCTACGGCCGGGAGTTTTGCCCGCATTGCAGCGGAGAATTGTTTCCCGGAAAACGGAAGCATTTTGATTACAGCTGGATGGCCGGATTGAACGGACTTTTGGGGAAAAGCGGAGATTAGTAAACCAATCTTCGCTTTTTTATTTTATTTCCTGGTTAATAATTCCCTATACTTTTGCAGCTTTTCCGGATCTTCTTCCAAAACCCCGGAAGTGTAAAAGACGATCCGGCCGGGTTCGTTCCGGTTCGCCAGAAGCCCCTTCTCGTCCAAAAGATTTTTTAAGCGGCGCACCGTTCCGGAACTGCCATCGATGATCGCCACCCCGGCGGGGAGGAGCCGTCTGAAAGCTTCCCGATAATGGGGAAAATGAGTACATCCCAGGACGATCGTGCCATAATGGCTCAGGTCAAAGGGGGCCAATTCTTCCTTTAAGTAGGGCAGAATTACCTCGTCGTCAAAAATAAAGTGCTGTGCGTACTCTACCAGCTCCGGCAGAGGAAGCAGGTCCACCACATGTTCATCGTCAACCCGCGCCACTAAATTTTGAAACTTCTCTTCTTTTAACGATAGCGGGGTAGCGGTGACCAACACCCGCTTATGATTGCCCCGGTTCTGCTCCACCGCTGGTTTGACTGCCGGCTCCATCCCGATAATCGGAAAATCGTAACGGGTCCGCAGATCATTGGCTGCCACAATCGTGGCGGTATTGCAGGCAACCACCAACGCCTTGATGCCCTGTCCAACCATGAATTCCACCGCATCAAAAATATAACGCCGCACCGTTTCTTTGGGTTTGATTCCATAGGGTGCGTGCACCGAATCGGCGTAATATAAATAATCTTCATTCGGCAAAAGCGCTAACGCCTCTCTCAGCACGGTTAAACCGCCAATGCCCGAATCCAGAAAACCAATATACACGATCAATTCCTCCGAATTGGTTAAAGGTCCATGCGCTTCCTGCCGGAAACTAAAATTTTCTGTAACGCTTATACGGCATGACCCATAGAAACCTGAGTGAAGGCACACAGGTATTATATCACTTTTTGAGGAGATTTCGCTTGATTTTCATAAAAAATGATATTCAGCCTTTGCTGCCTGCTGAAACGATGTAAAAAAACAACGGTGGTCTTTCGGGCACCGTTGTGATACAATCCCCTATTATCAGAAGTTAAGCCATGAAGGATCTTCGAGCCCCCGACCTAAGCCTGGTCAAGTTGACTCACCGAATTGCCCGGTATCGATCCAATCATTCTTTAAAATGGTCCACCAGTCCTCCGCCAATCCTTTTTGAAGATACTCATAAGGCAACCATCCGTAGCCGTCGTTTCCCCATGCCTTCCCCCAGGAGTTACGGATCAAGAATGCGCCAGTAGTCTGAGAGCCCCTTGCATTTTGATTTTGGATCTTGGTTTTATTATCATAGCCAACGACCATCACTGCATGCCCACCCACCACTGATTCTCCAGGTTCGGGAAATGGGATCTTGCCATCGGTCTCGGCTTGTTCGATGGAACTATAGACAGTAAACCCGAAGATCGCCGGGAAACCCTGGGCCAGATTCCGCTTAATCCGGTTTAACAAGGCAGTTTTGGTGATTCCGGGCGGATCCAGGCGTACATATTTGATGGTTCGATAGTTTTGCGCAAAGGAATAACAGAAAGCGCTCGGCTCGACATCGTAATTCTGGACATTATAAGGCCAGTATTCTTCCGGAGGCACGCCAAACAGCACCAGCGCCCCCAGTGTCGAACGGAGGTAGGCTCCGGTGTCTCCTGTTAAATGTAGAAAGTTCCGGGTGGTTTTGTATAAGAACAGACGGGATGCGTCGAGATATTTGCCGAAAGCCCGGCGCTCGAAATACTCGACCAGACCAACGCCGGCATTGGCTGTACATGAGCCGATATCACCCTGATCCTCTACCGGCGAACACCAAGCGCGCAGATCGACAGTCGTCGGCAAAGCGACCGCTTCGGGCTTAACCGAGGTAACTCGTTCCAGCTGGGGCGCCACTTGTTGATGATCGAGAGTATAATCGCGAAAATCGGGAAAATCCGGCAGCCACCCCATTTTTCGAGCAACAATACGCGGCATCGGAAAGTCCTCCTCGTTGTCTCTCATGATATGGATACAATAAAAAAAGTCCGTATACTTTACGGACTAAAAATATCTATGTAGCAATGGTAGCTTTTAGAACCTGTTTATTCACTCCGGCCCAATTCGCGCCAGGCAATGTCTTTTCGATAATAAATTCCGTCAAAATGAATCCGGGATAAATCACGATAAACGCCATCGACCGCTTCCCGGATACTGTCGCCAAGATGCACTACGTTCAGGACCCGGCCTCCGGCAGTTAAAACCCGACCTTCCGCGGTAGTTTTAGTTCCGGCGTGGAAGACCAGCGAGTCGGCAACTCGTTCCAGTCCGTTGATGGGCAAACCGGTCGGGTAAGTTCCCGGATAACCCGGAGCCGCGGCCACCACACATACCGCATATTGGCTACTCCGCCAATGAATTTTGTCCGGATCAAGCTTGCCGGCGATGGCATCTAAAAAGATTTGAGCCAGATCGGATTCGAGTAACGGCAGTACGACTTGGGTTTCGGGATCACCGAATCTTACATTATACTCCACGACTTTCGGGCCGCTTTGGGTCAGCATCAAACCCAAAAAGAGCGTTCCCACAAAAGGCGTCCCTTCTTGGCGCATGGCCTGAATCGTCGGATTGAGGATCTCCCGTACTACTCGTTCCGCCACGTCCGGAGTGTACGCGGCAGTCGGCGAGTAAGTTCCCATTCCTCCCGTATTGGGTCCGGTGTCATGATCACCGATGCGTTTATGATCCTGGGCCGAAAGCATCGGCACGGCCCGGTTTCCATCACAAAACGCCAGCAAAGAAACTTCTTCGCCTTCCATATACTCCTCTACCACAATGGCGGAGCCGGACTCCCCGAAGATGCGGTCATTCATCATCCGTTCCACCGCCTGCAGGGCTGTCGATAGATCCATCGCCACTACCACGCCTTTTCCCGCAGCCAGACCGTCTGCCTTGATCACCGCCGGCGCTCCAATCTGTTCGATATATCTCCGCGCTGCCACTGGATCCGTAAAACTTTGGTGCCGGGCGGTGGGGATACCATGCCGCTGCATGAAAGCTTTGGCAAAGACTTTACTCGACTCCAAACGTGCGGCTGCCTGCGTTGGACCGTAAACTAATAAGCCTTTCCGCTGAAAAATATCAACCGTCCCGTCGGCCAAATAAGCATCCGGTCCCACCACCGTCAAACCGACCTGATTCTCTGCGGCAAACTCAGCCATTCCAACGATGGAATCGATCGTCACATTCTCCGCGAACTGCGCCGTACCGGCATTGCCCGGCACACAATAAATATGGGTGACCAACGGGCTCTGGGAAAGCTTCCATGCTAACGCGTGCTCACGACCGCCCCCGCCGATAACCATTACTTTCATCGTCATTCCTCCGGTTCAGGTTTCATTGGTAAGACGAAAGGCTCCTAGATCATCCATCGGCCTTTCACCTCCTGCAATCTCAGCAATCGTTCCGCGAAGACTAATAAAGAGGTTGACCGACGATTCTCTGATAGGCTTCCAGATATTTAGCGCTGGTTTTTTGAATTATTTCGACCGGCAAGGCTGGGGCCGGGGGCTGTTTATTCCAATCCAAGGTCTCCAAGTAATCGCGGACGTACTGCTTGTCAAAACTCGGTTGGGACTGACCGGCCCGATACTGATCGAGCGGCCAAAACCGAGAGGAGTCGGGAGTGAAGACCTCGTCCACCACAGTCAGTACCCCATCCACCCAAGCAAATTCGAACTTCGTATCGGCGATGATGATCCCATTGGCCTCTGCCCGCTCCGCCCCAAATTGGTAAAGGCGGAGCGAATAATCTTTTAATAATCCCGCCAATTCCGCGCCGACTTTCTGACTTAGCTCCGCATAGGTTAAAGGCGCATCATGCCCGGTACTCTCTTTTGTCGTCGGGGTGAAGATCGGTTCCGGCAATTTGCTGCTTTCAACCAAGCCCTCCGGGAGTTTGATGCCAGAAACCGCACCCGTCTGTTGATAATCTTTCCAGCCGCTGCCCGCCAAATAACCACGGACGATGCATTCCACCGGAACCACCTGTCCTTTTTTCACCAGCATCGAACGGCCGCGTAACATTTCCCGCTCCGCTGAAGTAAGGCCGGGCACCTCATCGATCTCCGCCGAAATGAAATGGTTGGGTAGCAATTCTGCGGTCTGACGGAACCAATGGACCGAGAGTCCGGTCAAAACGCGTCCTTTCTCCGGAATCGGCTCATTGAAAACAACATCGAAGGCGGAGAGCCGGTCCGTAGCTACGATCAATAGGTGCTGATTCAGATCGTAAATATCCCGGACCTTCCCCCTGCCAATCATCGGAAAACTTTTGAGGGTGGTGGTAGAAACCGCCATTTGTTAAACCTCCATATCCTAGAATCGAAAAGCCATAGGATAAAGTTTTTTGAATCGGAAAATCATCGTGTGAAAAGTTTGAAAACGACTTTATCCCTTGCTTTTCAGAGTTTTTGTAAATACCCTGTCCTTCGGACAGGGTTTACACAACGCGTTTAAAAGTCTCCGGGTACCAAAAAGCATGAGAAAGTAGCTTCGCTGGCCATTTCATTGCCAATGAAAGTTTTCCCTTCAAACTTACCGATCTTCCCTTTAAATTTCTTGACAACTACTTCGATTCGAAGCTGATCCCCAGGGCGAGCCTGCCTGCGGAAGCGAACCCTCTCAATGCTCGCGAGGAGCGGATTTTGACACTCTTCATCCAGCAGATCTTTTACCACGAATCCGGCAACCTGGGCCATGGCTTCCACTTGCAAGGCTCCAGGAAACACTAAACTACCCGCATCCGTGTCATTATTATAGAAATCATTCCCGGAAATATTTTTGATACCAATCGCATGATGGCCGGTTTCGATCTCCAAAATTCGATCCACTAATAAGAACGGATATCGATGCGGCAAAAACTCTTTGATCTGCAAGTTATCTAGCATAGGGCACCTCGCATCAATGTTTAAAATGACGGATACCGGTAAAGACCATCGCCATCCCATAGCGGTCGGCCATCGTGATGGAGTCTTGATCGCGAATGGAACCTCCCGGTTGAATAATCGCAGTTACACCTGCCTTAGCCGCTTCTTCTACTGAATCCGGCATCGGGAAATAGGCATCCGAAGCCAAACAGGATCCTTTCACCTTCTCGCCCGCCTGCCCAATCGCAATACAAACCGCTCCCACCCGGTTCGTCTGTCCCGGCCCGATCCCTATCGTTCCATTGTCTTTCGTAATGACGATGGCGTTCGATTTAACATGCTTAACGACTTTCCACCCAAAAAGAAGCTCTTTCAACTCATTCTCAGTTGGCTGTCGTTGGGTGACAACTTTTAGATCGGACGGTTGTACCTCCGCCAAATCGAGATCCTGAACCAGCAGTCCGCCAGCGACCTTCTTCAAGTCCAGTCCCTTTTGACGGGAAGCATGGCTGAGTTCGGGAAGTTCCAGCAGACGCAGGTTCTTTTTGCGGGCCAGCACTTCAAAAGCTTCCGGCGCAAACTCCGGCGCGATGACGATTTCGAGAAACAATTCGCTCATGGCTTCGGCAGATCGCAAGTCGACGGGGCGATTGAAAGCCACGATTCCGCCGAAGATCGATACTGGATCGCTGTCAAATGCTTTTTGGTATGCCGAGAAAGGCGTATCCGCCACGCCAACACCGCAAGGATTGGCATGTTTGATGGCGACCACTGCCGTTTCTGAAAATTCCTTGACCATTTCAATCGCAGCATTCGCATCATTGATATTATTAAAGGACAATTCCTTGCCGTGAAGTTGCTTGGCCGCGGCCACCGTGCCCGGCAAGATTGGACGCTCTACATAAAAAGCGGCTTGCTGGTGCGGATTTTCGCCATACCGTAAACTTTGCTGCTTGTGGTAAGTCAATTGCAGCAGTTCCGGGTGCCCGTCAGCGCTTGGAGTATATTTTGAGTTAAAATAGTTAAAGATCATCGAATCGTAAGCGGCGGTCGTTTGAAAGACCTTCAAAGCGCATTGTTTGCGAAATTCGAGGGTCGTTTGGCCTTGATTGGCCCGAAGTTCCTTGATCAATACCGGATAATCGGCGGGGTCCACCACTACCGTTACATCATGATGGTTCTTAGCGGCGGATCGTAACATGGAAGGGCCGCCGATGTCAATGTTTTCAATGGCATCTTCCAAGGTAACTTCCGGTTTGGCAACAGTCGCCGCAAACGGATAGAGGTTGACCACAACCAGATCGATGGGGCGAATTCGTTGCTCCGCCAGTTGGCAACGATGTTCCTCCGAATCGCGAATTGCCAGCAAACCGCCGTGGATCGCCGGATGAAGCGTTTTAACCCGGCCGTCGAGAATCTCCGGAAAACCAGTCACATCCGAAATATACGTGACGGGGAGACCTGCCTCTTGGATAGCCTTAAAAGTTCCGCCGGTAGAAATCATCTCCACCTTGGACGCAGCCAGAAATTGGGCCAATTCAAGCAGGCCAGTCTTATCCGACACACTGAGCAACGCCCGTTGGATCTTTGCCATGATTCCGCCTCCTAATAGAATTTAGAATAATGATAGCTAGCGTATTTTACAATCCCATCCAATTTTATATAGGGAATAAGAACGATTCTTTATACGGAACGAACCCGTAGCCCATCAATGACGAACCGCCCTTCCAATACGAACTTGACGGCCTCGGGATAAATCTGATGTTCGACCTGGAGCACCCGTTCCGCCAATGTATCCGGCGTATCCTCTTCAGCGACCGCGACGATTCCTTGCGCGACAATGGGGCCCGCGTCGGGCTCGGCGGTCACAAAATGAACAGTGGCTCCGGAGAACTTAGCCCCCGATCGCAATACCGCCTCATGAACATGGTGTCCGTACATTCCCTTTCCGCCAAAGGCGGGCAATAAGGCCGGATGAATATTTAAGACCCGATTCAGGTATGTAAGAAAGAAAAGCGGATCCAAAATTCTTAAAAAGCCGGCCAAACATACCAGGTTAATTTGATATTCCTTTAATGCCGCGATTATGGCTGCGGTAAATTCGGTGACTGACCCGAACTGACGATGGTCGATCACCACTGCCGGAATTCCGTGTTGCGACGCCCGCTCTAAAGCGAAGACCCCGGCTTTATTACTAATGACTACGCCGATTTCTGCCGCAAAAAAGCCTTCCTCCGACGCATCGATTAATGCCTGTAAGTTCGTTCCGCCGCCGGACACCAGTACGCCAATGCGTTGTTTCACTCCGGATCCTCCATAAAGACTTCGCGGTCCCCCTGGATGACCGCTCCAATCAAGTAACTTTCGGGCACCGCCGCCTGAAACGCGGTGAGGGATTCTTGAGCTACGATCGCCACCATTCCAATTCCCATATTGAATACCCGATACGCTTCGGCATCAGGAATACCGCCGGATTCCTGCAAAAACCGGAAGATTGGCAATACCGGCCAACTTCCTTTTTGGATCTGAACCGCGCATCCTTCCGGGAGAATCCGCGGAATGTTGTCGATAAAGCCGCCCCCCGTCAAATGAGCCAAACCTTTGCAGATCTTTTGAGTAATCAGAGGATACAGCGCCTGAAAATAGGAACGATGTGAGGCAAGCAGTTCTTCTCCGATGGGCCGCTCCAGCCCCGCAACCCGATCGGTCGGCTGTAGCCCGAGATCTTCAAAGCAAATCTTCCGGGCCAGCGAATAACCGTTGGTATGCAAGCCCCACGACGGTAGCCCGAGGACCCGGTCGCCCGGTTGGATCGCCGCTCCGGTAATCAATTCATCCCGTTCCACCACTCCGACAATGGTACCCACCAGATCAAACTCGCCACTAGAATAAATCCCGGGCATCTCGGCGGTTTCTCCGCCGATTAACACACACCCGTTCTCGCGGCAACCGCGGGCCAGACCGCTGACCACCGCTTCAATCATCGCCGGACGGACAGTGCCGGTCCCGATGTAATCCAGGAAAAACA is part of the Hydrogenispora ethanolica genome and encodes:
- the murI gene encoding glutamate racemase; the encoded protein is MYIGFLDSGIGGLTVLREALALLPNEDYLYYADSVHAPYGIKPKETVRRYIFDAVEFMVGQGIKALVVACNTATIVAANDLRTRYDFPIIGMEPAVKPAVEQNRGNHKRVLVTATPLSLKEEKFQNLVARVDDEHVVDLLPLPELVEYAQHFIFDDEVILPYLKEELAPFDLSHYGTIVLGCTHFPHYREAFRRLLPAGVAIIDGSSGTVRRLKNLLDEKGLLANRNEPGRIVFYTSGVLEEDPEKLQKYRELLTRK
- a CDS encoding C1 family peptidase, which gives rise to MPRIVARKMGWLPDFPDFRDYTLDHQQVAPQLERVTSVKPEAVALPTTVDLRAWCSPVEDQGDIGSCTANAGVGLVEYFERRAFGKYLDASRLFLYKTTRNFLHLTGDTGAYLRSTLGALVLFGVPPEEYWPYNVQNYDVEPSAFCYSFAQNYRTIKYVRLDPPGITKTALLNRIKRNLAQGFPAIFGFTVYSSIEQAETDGKIPFPEPGESVVGGHAVMVVGYDNKTKIQNQNARGSQTTGAFLIRNSWGKAWGNDGYGWLPYEYLQKGLAEDWWTILKNDWIDTGQFGEST
- a CDS encoding phosphoribosylaminoimidazolesuccinocarboxamide synthase, with product MAVSTTTLKSFPMIGRGKVRDIYDLNQHLLIVATDRLSAFDVVFNEPIPEKGRVLTGLSVHWFRQTAELLPNHFISAEIDEVPGLTSAEREMLRGRSMLVKKGQVVPVECIVRGYLAGSGWKDYQQTGAVSGIKLPEGLVESSKLPEPIFTPTTKESTGHDAPLTYAELSQKVGAELAGLLKDYSLRLYQFGAERAEANGIIIADTKFEFAWVDGVLTVVDEVFTPDSSRFWPLDQYRAGQSQPSFDKQYVRDYLETLDWNKQPPAPALPVEIIQKTSAKYLEAYQRIVGQPLY
- the purH gene encoding bifunctional phosphoribosylaminoimidazolecarboxamide formyltransferase/IMP cyclohydrolase; its protein translation is MAKIQRALLSVSDKTGLLELAQFLAASKVEMISTGGTFKAIQEAGLPVTYISDVTGFPEILDGRVKTLHPAIHGGLLAIRDSEEHRCQLAEQRIRPIDLVVVNLYPFAATVAKPEVTLEDAIENIDIGGPSMLRSAAKNHHDVTVVVDPADYPVLIKELRANQGQTTLEFRKQCALKVFQTTAAYDSMIFNYFNSKYTPSADGHPELLQLTYHKQQSLRYGENPHQQAAFYVERPILPGTVAAAKQLHGKELSFNNINDANAAIEMVKEFSETAVVAIKHANPCGVGVADTPFSAYQKAFDSDPVSIFGGIVAFNRPVDLRSAEAMSELFLEIVIAPEFAPEAFEVLARKKNLRLLELPELSHASRQKGLDLKKVAGGLLVQDLDLAEVQPSDLKVVTQRQPTENELKELLFGWKVVKHVKSNAIVITKDNGTIGIGPGQTNRVGAVCIAIGQAGEKVKGSCLASDAYFPMPDSVEEAAKAGVTAIIQPGGSIRDQDSITMADRYGMAMVFTGIRHFKH
- the purM gene encoding phosphoribosylformylglycinamidine cyclo-ligase, translating into MSIIADLYKEAGVDIDAGNEAVRRIKTLVKGTHNRQVIGDLGSFGGLYSFPSEQYRNPVLVSSTDGVGTKLKIAFALERYDTVGYDLVNHCVNDILVQGAKPLFFLDYIGTGTVRPAMIEAVVSGLARGCRENGCVLIGGETAEMPGIYSSGEFDLVGTIVGVVERDELITGAAIQPGDRVLGLPSWGLHTNGYSLARKICFEDLGLQPTDRVAGLERPIGEELLASHRSYFQALYPLITQKICKGLAHLTGGGFIDNIPRILPEGCAVQIQKGSWPVLPIFRFLQESGGIPDAEAYRVFNMGIGMVAIVAQESLTAFQAAVPESYLIGAVIQGDREVFMEDPE
- the purD gene encoding phosphoribosylamine--glycine ligase, giving the protein MKVMVIGGGGREHALAWKLSQSPLVTHIYCVPGNAGTAQFAENVTIDSIVGMAEFAAENQVGLTVVGPDAYLADGTVDIFQRKGLLVYGPTQAAARLESSKVFAKAFMQRHGIPTARHQSFTDPVAARRYIEQIGAPAVIKADGLAAGKGVVVAMDLSTALQAVERMMNDRIFGESGSAIVVEEYMEGEEVSLLAFCDGNRAVPMLSAQDHKRIGDHDTGPNTGGMGTYSPTAAYTPDVAERVVREILNPTIQAMRQEGTPFVGTLFLGLMLTQSGPKVVEYNVRFGDPETQVVLPLLESDLAQIFLDAIAGKLDPDKIHWRSSQYAVCVVAAAPGYPGTYPTGLPINGLERVADSLVFHAGTKTTAEGRVLTAGGRVLNVVHLGDSIREAVDGVYRDLSRIHFDGIYYRKDIAWRELGRSE
- the fabZ gene encoding 3-hydroxyacyl-ACP dehydratase FabZ; its protein translation is MLDNLQIKEFLPHRYPFLLVDRILEIETGHHAIGIKNISGNDFYNNDTDAGSLVFPGALQVEAMAQVAGFVVKDLLDEECQNPLLASIERVRFRRQARPGDQLRIEVVVKKFKGKIGKFEGKTFIGNEMASEATFSCFLVPGDF
- the purN gene encoding phosphoribosylglycinamide formyltransferase; this translates as MKQRIGVLVSGGGTNLQALIDASEEGFFAAEIGVVISNKAGVFALERASQHGIPAVVIDHRQFGSVTEFTAAIIAALKEYQINLVCLAGFLRILDPLFFLTYLNRVLNIHPALLPAFGGKGMYGHHVHEAVLRSGAKFSGATVHFVTAEPDAGPIVAQGIVAVAEEDTPDTLAERVLQVEHQIYPEAVKFVLEGRFVIDGLRVRSV